DNA from Metabacillus flavus:
GTTTTCGGTTGCATCCTTGAAACAGGGCAGGCTCACCGCAGGCTACTTGTTTGGATTAATTTTCATCTCTTATTCGAGCTGGGTTGTGTTTACCGGGATTGGCCACTGGGCAGGGAATCTGCTCCCCGTTCTTCTGCAGGAGAGCATGTCGATTGCTTTGTACGCCCTCTTTATTGGTCTCCTTGTGCCTTCACTGAAGGGACAGCGCAAAGTCATGGTCCTTGCGGCAAGTGCGGCTGTCATCAATACCCTCTTTGTTCTATCCGGCTATTTATCGGCAGGCTGGTCGATTGTGCTTGCCACGCTTATCTCCTCTGTCGGGATTGAATTGATCTGGAGAGGGAGAAAGGAGGAGGCGTCAATTGAATGAATCCATGATCCTCCTAATTGCGGGAATGGCTGTTGTAACCTACATTCCAAGGATGGTTCCCTTCCTTGTTTTCAGAGTTGCGGTTCTTCCTGATTTCCTTCAGAGTGTATTGAAAAATGTGCCTTACGCCATCCTCGGGGCTTTGATTGTTCCCGCCATTTTCATGACGGATGGGGGATTCATGTTCGGTGCGGTGGGAGCGGCAGCCGCATTGGCAGCCGGGTATTTTGGATGGAATGTTATTTTCGTTGTGCTTGCTTCGATTCTAGCTGTGATGGGATATGGCTACTTTTTTAGCTGAGCAGTTCTATTTAGGCCCTGTTTGTCTTACACTAGTACAAACAGGGCTTGGTTCATGAGGAGGACGGCAGCATGCGAAGATGGCTGACTGCAGCGGTACTGGGTTATTTTTTATACGGCCTTTTTATTTATTGGTATTTATTTATGACGTCAGACGGAGCTCTCCCGCAGCATCTGGAAGGGACCCCCGCTGATCCGAAAACCTTTATGAACGGCAGGGAGCTTCTGCTTTCTGAACAATATTCGAAAATAAAAGACTTTCTCTTTTTTGTGACAGCGCCATTTGAATGGTTTTTGTTTTTAGTCATGCTCATAACCGGACTTGCGCGGAAGTTTCAGCATTGGGCAGAGGGAACATCCCGTTTTTTTGCAGTGAGAACAGCCATCTTCTGGTTCTGGGTTTCGCTTGTCATAAGTGCGGTTTCTCTGCCGGTTGAATACATCAGTTATCATTTGTCCAAATCCTATCACATTTCCACACAGACATTCCCGAGCTGGATGAAGGATCAGCTCATTGATTTCTGGACGAATTACGCCATTATGGTTCTCATTGTGGGAGTGCTTGTTTTTCTGATCCGCAAATTTAAAAAGCGCTGGTGGCTGGCAGCCTGGGGGCTGTCTGTGCCGTTTACCTTGTTTCTTATGTTCCTTCAGCCGGTCGTCCTTGACCCGCTTTACAATGATTTCTATCCGCTGAAAAATAAAGAGCTTGAGACGAAAATCCTTGAAGTGGCAAAGCGGGCTGATATTCCAGCCGAGCATGTGTATGAAGTGAATATGTCGGAGAAAACGAATTCGATGAATGCATACGTTACAGGAATCGGATCGAACTCAAGAATTGTCTTATGGGATACAACGCTTAAAAAGCTTGATGAAAAGGAAATTCTGTTCATCATGGCTCATGAAATGGGTCACTACGTAATGAAGCACATTTACGTAGGGATTGGAGGATATCTGCTGCTTTCGCTTGCCGGATTGTACCTCGTAAAACAGCTGATGGATTGGCTGATCCGCCAAAGAGGAAAAAGGCTGAATATCGAGTCCCCCAAGGAACTTGCGGCCATGCCTCTTTTCTTTCTGCTGATTGGTGTGCTTTCTTTTGCATCCAGTCCGCTTACTAACGCGGTTTCCCGCATGCAGGAAAAATCTGCGGATATGTACGCGATTGAAATGACCAGGGATAAAGAATCCGCAGTGCGGAGCTTCCAGGAGCTATCACGGAGCGGATTAAGCCGGGTCAATCCTCCGGAACTGGTCAAGCAATTCCGCTACACCCATCCTACGATGGCCGAACGGATTACGTATATGGATGAACTGGTTATCCTGGAAAATAAAAAGTAGCATCGCCGAGTGTTCAATCCTTTTAGGGTTGGCACTCTTTTTCATATGAAAGGAAAAAAGGGAATGGGAGAGGAGATGAAGAAGGTAGTAAGGTAGATCATTCGAATGGGGGGATGGAATGAGGACATCTAACGCATCACAAATATTTTTGAATTTCTCAGCAAACGAATGCAAAGGCTCGAGCAGGCTGTACGAAATCCTGTCAAAAGAGATGGCTCAAGACAGGGAATTGCTTGAGCTTTCATTAAAAGCCAGAGCGGGGCAGCCCCTTCCGAACCTGTTTTTTGGAGCAGTCCATTACCTGCTGCTGAAAGGCACAGATAACAGGCTATCTGAGATTTATCAAAATTCTGTAAATGAGGAGAGCTGGTTTCCGGCGTTTAAGGAGTTTTGTCAGGAACATAAAGATGAAATTGTCTTCCTGCTTAAGACGAAGCTTGTCCAGACGAACGAAGTCAGAAGATGTGCTTACCTTTTTCCTGTTTTTCAATACATATATGAATTGACGAACAAACCGCTTGCCTTGCTTGAGATAGGGACGAGCGCCGGGCTGCAGCTGCTTTGGGATCAGTATGCCTATTCGTATGGAACGGAAGATGTGTATGGAAACCCCTCATCCGATTTTCAGATCCAGTCGGAATGGATTGGGAACAAAGAGCCTCCTTTGAAAAAGTACGTTCCTCCCGTCTCTGTAAGAATGGGATTTGATTTAAATATTGTGGACGTAAAGGATCAAGAGGAGTACTTGTGGATGAAGGCGCTCATTTGGCCCGAACACAAAGAGCGCCTTGCAATGTTTGAGCGGGCAGCAAGCTTAGCGGGCTCGCAGCCTGTCCAATTTTTTGAAGGGGACGGGACGGCGCTGCTGGCATCCGCTGCTGAAGCCGTTCCAGCTGATTCCGTCATCTGTGTGTTCCATACACACGTTGCCAATCAGATGCCTGACGAAGCAATAGAGCGGCTGCTTTCAAGCATACAGGAAATAGGACGTAGACGAGATGTGTTCCACCTCTACAATAATATAGAGGATCGTCTTCTGCATTTGGATTATCGATTGGAAGGGAAAGCGTATACGGAAACAATAGCGGAAACCGATGGCCATGGGCGCTGGTTTAAATGGCTGCTGGAAAAATAGCTAACTATAGGAGGCATGCATAATGAACGTTATTCAGCTAGGAAAAGAATGGTTCAAGGAAGCAACGAAGCTATCAGAATATGCATTTATTTATAAGGTTCCTGAATCTGAATTGGAAGAAAGACTGCAAGTAATGGAAAGGCATCATCAGCTATTTGGAATTTTAGAGATGGAGGAGCTTGCCGCAAAGTTCCATTTCCTGACCCATGATATATATTTTAATGGACAGAAATTGAAAATGGGCGGCTTGGCCGGTGTAGCGACCTATCCTGAATACAGAAGACAGGGGCATGTAAGGGAAATGCTGACGTTTGTCCTTGAAAAAATGAAGAGTGAAAATGTGACGGTATCCATGCTTCATCCGTTTAACGTTGCGTTTTA
Protein-coding regions in this window:
- a CDS encoding AzlC family ABC transporter permease, which gives rise to MQPAAAYERKSSFGEGMQAGISIAVGYMPVALTFGLIAKSTGLSLGEAVMMSLFVFAGAAQYISLNLIAAGTGAFEIVFTTFIMNIRHFLMAASLNERAEDAPSWKKALYAFGITDETFSVASLKQGRLTAGYLFGLIFISYSSWVVFTGIGHWAGNLLPVLLQESMSIALYALFIGLLVPSLKGQRKVMVLAASAAVINTLFVLSGYLSAGWSIVLATLISSVGIELIWRGRKEEASIE
- a CDS encoding AzlD domain-containing protein; protein product: MNESMILLIAGMAVVTYIPRMVPFLVFRVAVLPDFLQSVLKNVPYAILGALIVPAIFMTDGGFMFGAVGAAAALAAGYFGWNVIFVVLASILAVMGYGYFFS
- a CDS encoding M48 family metallopeptidase, whose product is MRRWLTAAVLGYFLYGLFIYWYLFMTSDGALPQHLEGTPADPKTFMNGRELLLSEQYSKIKDFLFFVTAPFEWFLFLVMLITGLARKFQHWAEGTSRFFAVRTAIFWFWVSLVISAVSLPVEYISYHLSKSYHISTQTFPSWMKDQLIDFWTNYAIMVLIVGVLVFLIRKFKKRWWLAAWGLSVPFTLFLMFLQPVVLDPLYNDFYPLKNKELETKILEVAKRADIPAEHVYEVNMSEKTNSMNAYVTGIGSNSRIVLWDTTLKKLDEKEILFIMAHEMGHYVMKHIYVGIGGYLLLSLAGLYLVKQLMDWLIRQRGKRLNIESPKELAAMPLFFLLIGVLSFASSPLTNAVSRMQEKSADMYAIEMTRDKESAVRSFQELSRSGLSRVNPPELVKQFRYTHPTMAERITYMDELVILENKK
- a CDS encoding DUF2332 domain-containing protein, with the protein product MRTSNASQIFLNFSANECKGSSRLYEILSKEMAQDRELLELSLKARAGQPLPNLFFGAVHYLLLKGTDNRLSEIYQNSVNEESWFPAFKEFCQEHKDEIVFLLKTKLVQTNEVRRCAYLFPVFQYIYELTNKPLALLEIGTSAGLQLLWDQYAYSYGTEDVYGNPSSDFQIQSEWIGNKEPPLKKYVPPVSVRMGFDLNIVDVKDQEEYLWMKALIWPEHKERLAMFERAASLAGSQPVQFFEGDGTALLASAAEAVPADSVICVFHTHVANQMPDEAIERLLSSIQEIGRRRDVFHLYNNIEDRLLHLDYRLEGKAYTETIAETDGHGRWFKWLLEK